A window of Desulfobulbus oralis genomic DNA:
CACAAGAGCGTGCGCCCTATGATGTACCCTTTGTCGCCCCTTCACAGGGGCGTGAATTGAAACATGAGTTCGAACAACCGCAACTGACGCCGGCGATGGTCGCCCCTTCACAGGGGCGTGAATTGAAACGTTCGAGATGATTTCAAAGAAATATCTCAACATAGTCGCCCCTTCACAGGGGCGTGAATTGAAACTTTGAAACGGACAAACAGGGAGGATTCTGGCATGGTCGCCCCTTCACAGGGGCGTGAATTGAAACATCGTTTTATGGCAAATATGCAGAAAAAACTATTGTCGCCCCTTCACAGGGGCGTGAATTGAAACCAATTCTTTTGGGTCGAAGGTAAAACTATCCACTGTCGCCCCTTCACAGGGGCGTGAATTGAAACTGTTTTCTATCTTCCCAAGATACCAGTTACTAGTCGTCGCCCCTTCACAGGGGCGTGAATTGAAACCCAGAAATGGCAGGGCGACACCTGAATATGGGTGGTCGCCCCTTCACAGGGGCGTGAATTGAAACCGGTATTGGGAATCCCAAGCCCGGGAATTCCCGCGTCGCCCCTTCACAGGGGCGTGAATTGAAACATACCAGCAAAGAGAAGTACTTTGCTGGCATGAAAGTCGCCCCTTCACAGGGGCGTGAATTGAAACTGCAAGTCATGTGGGCAAGAGCACACCCGCCATCGTCGCCCCTTCACAGGGGCGTGAATTGAAACTCATTTTTTTGGCAGCTAGGATAACTAGCTGCCAGTCGCCCCTTCACAGGGGCGTGAATTGAAACATTTTTGGGAGATTTTAGCTATGTTTACGTCGAGTCGCCCCTTCACAGGGGCGTGAATTGAAACTTTTCCTAGCCGAAAATCCGCCAGACTGGCAGAAGTCGCCCCTTCACAGGGGCGTGAATTGAAACAGGAACAAGGGCTTGAAAATATGAAAAGAATCAGTCGCCCCTTCACAGGGGCGTGAATTGAAACTGTATCAGAGTTAACAACCAGTCTGGCAGGAATAGTCGCCCCTTCACAGGGGCGTGAATTGAAACCCGGGCGTTATCAGAATTGTCAATGGTGGGCAAGTCGCCCCTTCACAGGGGCGTGAATTGAAACTGCCTTGCCCCAAGTGGGCAAGGCAACATGTATAGTCGCCCCTTCACAGGGGCGTGAATTGAAACCAATCTGGGCCGATTTTTGGTCGGCCCATTTCTGGTCGCCCCTTCACAGGGGCGTGAATTGAAACCAATCTGGGCCGATTTTTGGTCGGCCCATTTCTGGTCGCCCCTTCACAGGGGCGTGAATTGAAACCCCAAGAGCACTCGAAAGTGCTCTGGCATCTGGTAAGTCGCCCCTTCACAGGGGCGTGAATTGAAACAATCCATGTTAAGGGAGGAAGACCCAAATTCCTCGTCGCCCCTTCACAGGGGCGTGAATTGAAACAGTTTTAAGAATAAAATTCCACTAGCGAAAAAAGTGTCGCCCCTTCACAGGGGCGTGAATTGAAACCGGTTGGCTAAAATTTTTTCTGCAGTTTTCATAACGTCGCCCCTTCACAGGGGCGTGAATTGAAACCCAAAAATGGGCGGACTGGAAAGACCGCCAGATTGTCGCCCCTTCACAGGGGCGTGAATTGAAACCTGTGGAAAGTGCGGCCTCTAGACCCCGGGCCGGGTCGCCCCTTCACAGGGGCGTGAATTGAAACCCGTCGAAAACGACGGGAATTCCCAGTTTTCTGACGTCGCCCCTTCACAGGGGCGTGAATTGAAACCTATAGTGGGAATTCCTTTAATCCTGCCAATACCGTCGCCCCTTCACAGGGGCGTGAATTGAAACTTTTCCTGACTGAAAATCCACCAGACTGGCAGAACGTCGCCCCTTCACAGGGGCGTGAATTGAAACTTCAAGGCACGCATCCCTACCTAGTGTATCTATCGTCGCCCCTTCACAGGGGCGTGAATTGAAACCCCACATTGCTTTCCAGTTATCCGAAAACTGGAAGTCGCCCCTTCACAGGGGCGTGAATTGAAACCTGTGGAAAGTGCGGCCTCTAGACCCCGGGCCGGGTCGCCCCTTCACAGGGGCGTGAATTGAAACCCGTCGAAAACGACGGGAATTCCCAGTTTTCTGACGTCGCCCCTTCACAGGGGCGTGAATTGAAACCTATAGTGGGAATTCCTTTAATCCTGCCAATACCGTCGCCCCTTCACAGGGGCGTGAATTGAAACCAGATATCCCTAGGCTCAGGCCTCATTAATTGCCAAAAATCAGAAAAGTTGGTTAGTTGTGCTCAAGGAGGACGCCATGAGCCAACTTTTCTACCTTTCTGCCGAACAACTCGAACGTATCAAGCCCTTCTTCCCACGTTCACATGGTATTCCGCGGGTCGATGACCGGAAAGTCATCAGCGGCATCATTTATGTCATCAAGCATGGCCTGCAGTGGAAAGATGCGCCGCGCGAGTATGGCCCGTACAAGACGCTCTACAATCGTTTTTTGCGCTGGAGCCAGATGGGCATCTTCAACAACATTTTTACCGAATTGGCAAAAACAGCGGGACAGGATGGCCAGGTGATGATCGATGCGACCCACCTCAAGGCGCATCGTACCGCCGCCAGTTTGCTCAAAAAAGGGCTCTTTCCCGCTGCATCGGCCGCACAAAGGGCGGGCTGAACTCCAAACTCCATGCCCTTTGCGACGGCCACGGCAGGCCCCTGGCCATGAAGCTCACGGCAGGCCAGGTAAGCGACTACAAAGGAGCCGCCCTGCTTATGGATGCCATAGATGCTTTGCCCGAGGTCAGGGCGCTGCTGGCGGACCGTGGTTATGACGCCGACTGGTTCCGTGATGCCCTGCGTGCCAGAGGCATTACGCCCTGCATCCCGCCCAGAAGGAGCCGGAAGCGACCCTGCTCGTACGATCAAAATCTGTATAAACAGCGGCACAAGATCGAGATCATGTTTGGCAGGATCAAGGACTGGCGGAGAATAGCCATGCGTTATGACCGCTGCGCACATACCTTCTTTTCAGCTCTATGCCTCGCGGCTTCCGTCATATTCTATCTCGATTAATGAGGCCTGAGCCTAAGGGACATCAGCTTTCACAAGATCACGGAAAAGATGATTTCGGACGCCGCAGAACAACTGAACAACCGGCCGCGCAAATGTTTACACTACCAGACTCCCGCTGAGGTTTTTAACCAGGCCCTCACCGGTGCATTTGCAATTTGAATTCACCCTGCCGCCCTGCCAAGGCGAATGCGGCCTGCAAAAGGAGCTGCGCAGGTCAGTTGCCGACTCCAGTTCTTTGAACTGGATCATTTCCGAGCTATTTTCAAGGGCCAGCGGCTGCCGACGAGCCGGTGGCAGCCCACACAAACACGGCAGGAGCGCCTCGCCCAAGGCGATGGCTGTCTTGTCCTGGGCCCTGGTCAGCAAGAGAAAGCGGCTCTTGTCCTCCTTGCAACTGAGCAGGGTCGCCTGGCCTCCCGCAGCGCAGACCAGATCCGCTCTCCAGTCCCCAAAGCGGGTTCTGCCCGCAACGGGCTGTGGCCGCCGGGGCTATATCTCGATAGGCCCGGGAAACCGGCCTCTGCCCCGGCCGGAACTGCTTTGCCGCTGGCGGGGCCGGTGGGCGCGGCGCAAATGACGATAGCTGGTATCGCCGGGCTGTGCGGCAGCGTAAATCCAGCGGGGGAAGCTCTCCCACTGCTGCGCATGCTTTGATCCTCTGGATAGTCCAGCAGGTCCAGCCGTAGAGGGGCAGGCAATCTGTGTGGGCGATCAGGCCGGAGCGGCTCATGCAGCGCTCATGGCGCGGCAATCAGCAGTCCGGGCACGGAGCCGGATTTGGCGCTGCCCTGGCGCAGCTTGCTGGAAATGGTGCTGTGGTGGCGGGTCAGGGCAGGCAGGAATTGTTCGGCAACGCAGCCCATGGCTACAAATACTTCGATGCCGATGCGTTCTTTCAGGGTCAGATGGATGCGGGACACGGCGGGTTCCTGCTGGCTGCTTGATGTTTGACGCTGCCAACTCGACCAGAATCCCGCTCTGTCCTTTTCACCTTTGCCCACCCAAAGCGAGCGGTGCATTGGCGATGAGAAGCTACACCTCTTCAGCGGCGGAATCTGACCCGGCAGAAGCGGCGTTTGCCAACCTGCAGCAGAACGGGATCAGCGGTTGCAACCGTGGCGTCCACATCGCTCACCTTGCTGCCGTCCACACTGACCGCCTGCTGCTCGATCATGCGGCGGCCCTCGGAACTCGATTTCACCAGCCCGGCTGCGTGCAGCAGCTTGGGCAGCCACATGTTGTCAGCCTCGGCCTGGACTTCGATCTCCTCAATTTGGTCCGGCAATTCGCCTCTGGCGAAGATCTGCTCGAAGCCCCGCTGGGCCGCATCTGCCGCCTCCGGGCTGTGGAAGCGGCACACCATTTCCCGTGCCAACTGCACCTTGGCCTCTTTCGGATGGATGTCACCGCTGGTCACGTTGCGCTTCAGCTCGGCAATGTCGTCAAGCGATTTGTCGCTCAGGAGTTCGTAGTAGCGGAACATGAGCGTGTCGCTGATCGACATGAGTTTGCCGAAAATCGTGTCCGGCGGCTCGGAAACGCCAATGTAGTTGCCCAGCGACTTGCTCATCTTGTTGACGCCGTCCAGACCCTCCAGCAGTGGGGTGGTGATGACCACCTGCGGTTCCTGGCCCCAGGCGCGCTGCAGATCGCGACCCATGAGCAGGTTGAAGAGCTGGTCGGTGCCGCCCATTTCCACGTCTGCCTTGAGGGCCACCGAATCAAAGCCCTGAATGAGCGGGTAGAGAAATTCGTGCACCGAAATGGGCTTGTTGTCGGCAAAGCGCTTCTTGAAGTCGTCGCGCTCCAGCATGCGCGCCACGGTGAGCTGGGAGGCCAGTTGGATGATTTCCGCAGGCGTGAGCTTGTTCAGCCAGCTCGAGTTGAAGCAGATCCGGGTTTTTTCCGGGTCCAGCATCTTGAAGACCTGCTCCCTGTAGGTTGCGGCATTCTGCAGAACCTCTTCCCGGGTGAGCGGCTTCCGGGTTTCGGATTTGCCGGTCGGGTCGCCGATGGTGGCTGTGAAATCACCGATCAGAAAGTTGATGGTATGCCCAAGCTGCTGAAACTGCCGCAGCTTTTGCAGGAGCACGGTGTGCCCCAGGTGCAGATCGGGCGCGGTCGGGTCAAAGCCGGCCTTGATCTGCAGGGGCGTGTTGGTTTGAATGGCGCGCTCCAGCTTTCTGGCCAGCTCTTCTCTGGAATGAAAATCAACGCTGCCCCGCTCAATCAGGGCAAGTTGTTCTGCAAGGGGCTGCATCGGTAGGGTGTTCTCCTTTTTATTTGGCGTATTCCACGGAACGTGTCTCGCGGATGACGGTGATGCGGATCTGGCCGGGGTAGGAGAGCTGCGCCTCCACGGCCCGGGCGATATCGCGGCTGAGCAGCACGGTGTCTTCGTCGTGCACTTTCTGGCTGTCCACGATGATGCGCAGATCGCGGCCGGCCTGGATGGCGTAGGATTTTTCCACGCCGGGGAAGCTGTTGGCGATGTTTTCCAGATCCTCAAGCCGCTTGACGTAGCTCTGCAGCATTTCCTTGCGGGCGCCGGGCCGGGCGCCGGAAAGTGCATCCGCACTCTGCACCAGCACGTCCAGTACGCTTTTCGGCAACTGGTCTCCGTGGTGTGCGCCGATGGCGTAGACAATTTCCTCCGCCTCACCGTATTTCCGGGCCAGATCGCGGCCGATGATGGCGTGGGAGCCTTCCACCTCGTGATCCACCGCCTTGCCGATGTCGTGCAGCAGACCGACCCGCTTGGCCTTTTTCTCGTCCACCCCCAGCTCGGCAGCCATGGCACCGCAGAGGAAGGCCACTTCCAAGGAGTGTTGGAGAATGTTCTGGCCATAGCTGGTGCGGTACTTGAGCCGGCCGATCAGGTTGACCAGCTCGGGGTGCATGCCGTGGGTGCCCACGTCAAAGGTGGCCTGTTCGCCGGCCTCGCGGATGCTGGCCTCGATCTCTTCCGTGACTTTTTTGACCACCTCTTCAATGCGGGCCGGGTGGATGCGGCCGTCGGCAATGAGCTGCTCCAGGGCCTGCCGGGCGATTTCCCGCCGTACCGGATTGAAGCCGGAGAGAATGACCGCCTCCGGGGTGTCGTCGATGATCAGGTCAATGCCGGTCGCCACCTCGATGGCCCTGATGTTTCGGCCCTCGCGGCCGATGATGCGCCCCTTCATCTCCTCGTTGGGCAGAGGCACCACGGACACCGTGCGGTCGGCCACGTAGTCGCCGGCGTAACGGGCGATGGCCAGGGCCAGAATGTTCTTGCTCTTGCGGTCGGCCTCCAGCTTCATGTCGTTTTCGAGGCGCACGAGCCGTTTGGCGCAGTCCATGCGGGCCTCGCTTTCCATGGAGTCCATGAGTTCCTTCTTGGCCTCTTCCCGCGTGATGCCGGCAATGCTTTCCAGTTTGTCGAACTGTGCCGCGACCAGCTCGCCCAGCTCCCGGTTTCTGGACTCGACCTGCGCTTCCTGCTCCGCCAGTTTCTGCTGCCTTTGCTCCAGGCTGCCCAGCCGTTCCTCCAGCAGCTCGCCCTCGCGCTGGATCTCGTCGGATTTGCGATTGATGCGGCGCTGTTCCTCCTTCAGTTCCTGCCAGTTGCTCTTGATCTCCCGGTCGGCATCCTGCTTGAGTTTCAGGGCATCTTCCTTGGCCTGCAGAATGGCGGATTTTTTGATCTGCTCGGCTTCGTGAATAGAGTTTTCAATGATCTGTTTGCCCTGCTGGGCAAGATTCTTCTGATTGCCCTCCACCAGTCTCTGCCGCAAAAAGACACCTGCCGCGATACCTGCCGTCAGGGCCAGCACGACCAGCAACAGGGTGATAACATTGAATTCCATAGTTTTCTCTTTTCGCACTATATAAAAAGACCACGCAGAGACCGCAGCGGTTCTGGTGGCAGGAGCTGGGAAAGGTTCGGGGCTACCGTTGTGACGGGCCGGCCGAAGGGCCTTGAAGGCAGCACGGAAGCGGGTGGCGATCTTTTGCCAGTATCCAAGGTTCAGACGCTTTTGTCCGTGTTACCTCCTGCAGCAGGCTACAGGGCAACCCCGCTGCGGCGTTCGCCCCCAACCCGGGGCAAAAGACAAAAATATCTGAAAAAGCCGGACACGACTTTGAACTGCACCTCTTCCCCCGGAACAGCACCTGGCGTTTCCCAGGATATGAAGAAAAAGCCCCGCGCTGCCGTGTCGGTAAGACGATTAAACCTAATGTCCATTAGGTGGGCTGAACCCAAGCTGGACGTTGTCAAGCCGGAGGGCTTCCGCGGATCCAGCGGCAAGGCAGCCCTTGCGTAAAGAGTTGGCTTAATACTTTACCGATCACCAACAGCGCAGGGTCTATTCAAACTCCCATATGGGTGTTCAGTATACCCTTTTTCTCGTATTAGTCCAGCCAAGAGGCAGGGCTGGATGAGGAATTGCGGCGGATTTTAACGCCGGAAACTCCAGGCCAGGGGATGGCCGTTCCGGTAGGGCATGCAGCCGTGGAAAGGGCGGGGATCGCCGTCAAAGACCAGCGGCAGGAAATATTTGTCGCCCTCCCACATGGGCAGTTCCAGAAGCCGCGCCACCGGATGCCACAGCAGCTCTCCCTCGGCGTTCTTGCTTGTGGGCGTGCCCTCGTATCCGGTGATGAGAAAGATGAAACCCAGCCAGTCCTCGCCATTGGGCCCAAAGCCGGTCCAGTTGATGGTGCCGCGCAGGTGCATGGCTGTGCAGACGAGGCTGCTTTCTTCCCGAATCTCCCGCTGCATGCAGGTGAAAACATCCTCGCCGGCTTCCATTTTGCCGCCCAACCCGTTATATTTTCCGAAGTGTTGGTCGTCTGCGCGCGCGATACGGTGCACCAGCAGGGTTTCTTCGCCGGATGCCGAAAGAATATAGCCCAGAGTTCCAATGATTGGCCTGTACATATCGTCTTCAA
This region includes:
- a CDS encoding IS5 family transposase (programmed frameshift), which codes for MSQLFYLSAEQLERIKPFFPRSHGIPRVDDRKVISGIIYVIKHGLQWKDAPREYGPYKTLYNRFLRWSQMGIFNNIFTELAKTAGQDGQVMIDATHLKAHRTAASLLKKGLFSRCIGRTKGGLNSKLHALCDGHGRPLAMKLTAGQVSDYKGAALLMDAIDALPEVRALLADRGYDADWFRDALRARGITPCIPPRRSRKRPCSYDQNLYKQRHKIEIMFGRIKDWRRIAMRYDRCAHTFFSALCLAASVIFYLD
- the tyrS gene encoding tyrosine--tRNA ligase — its product is MQPLAEQLALIERGSVDFHSREELARKLERAIQTNTPLQIKAGFDPTAPDLHLGHTVLLQKLRQFQQLGHTINFLIGDFTATIGDPTGKSETRKPLTREEVLQNAATYREQVFKMLDPEKTRICFNSSWLNKLTPAEIIQLASQLTVARMLERDDFKKRFADNKPISVHEFLYPLIQGFDSVALKADVEMGGTDQLFNLLMGRDLQRAWGQEPQVVITTPLLEGLDGVNKMSKSLGNYIGVSEPPDTIFGKLMSISDTLMFRYYELLSDKSLDDIAELKRNVTSGDIHPKEAKVQLAREMVCRFHSPEAADAAQRGFEQIFARGELPDQIEEIEVQAEADNMWLPKLLHAAGLVKSSSEGRRMIEQQAVSVDGSKVSDVDATVATADPVLLQVGKRRFCRVRFRR
- the rny gene encoding ribonuclease Y; the protein is MEFNVITLLLVVLALTAGIAAGVFLRQRLVEGNQKNLAQQGKQIIENSIHEAEQIKKSAILQAKEDALKLKQDADREIKSNWQELKEEQRRINRKSDEIQREGELLEERLGSLEQRQQKLAEQEAQVESRNRELGELVAAQFDKLESIAGITREEAKKELMDSMESEARMDCAKRLVRLENDMKLEADRKSKNILALAIARYAGDYVADRTVSVVPLPNEEMKGRIIGREGRNIRAIEVATGIDLIIDDTPEAVILSGFNPVRREIARQALEQLIADGRIHPARIEEVVKKVTEEIEASIREAGEQATFDVGTHGMHPELVNLIGRLKYRTSYGQNILQHSLEVAFLCGAMAAELGVDEKKAKRVGLLHDIGKAVDHEVEGSHAIIGRDLARKYGEAEEIVYAIGAHHGDQLPKSVLDVLVQSADALSGARPGARKEMLQSYVKRLEDLENIANSFPGVEKSYAIQAGRDLRIIVDSQKVHDEDTVLLSRDIARAVEAQLSYPGQIRITVIRETRSVEYAK
- a CDS encoding NUDIX hydrolase; its protein translation is MYRPIIGTLGYILSASGEETLLVHRIARADDQHFGKYNGLGGKMEAGEDVFTCMQREIREESSLVCTAMHLRGTINWTGFGPNGEDWLGFIFLITGYEGTPTSKNAEGELLWHPVARLLELPMWEGDKYFLPLVFDGDPRPFHGCMPYRNGHPLAWSFRR